A stretch of DNA from Streptomyces venezuelae:
TCCAGCTCGGCGGCCGGGTAGGGGCAGGCGTCGGCGACCGCCCGCAGGTAGGGGCCGTCGACCACCAGGCAGGCGACGTGGAACCCGAAGCGGGCCTCGATGGCCCGCTCCAGGGCACGGGCGAGGCCGGCCGGGTCCTGGTCCGGGGCGGTGAAGACCGCGTTGCCGCTCTGCAGGTAGGTCTGGACCCCGGTGTGACCGAGTTCTTCCAGGACCTCGCGCAGCTGCGCCATCGGGACCTTCTTGGCCCCGCCGACGTTGATGCCGCGCAGCAGTGCCGCGTACTTCTTCGTCGTCGAGGTTGTCATGGGCGAACCATAGGTCACCCCTGTGACAGTTCGGCCTCGATCAGGTCGGCAGCCTGCCGGGTGCCGCCCTCCTTGGCCATCTCCGTACGGATCTGCTCGGCGCGGGCGGCGACCTCCGGGTCCCCGGTCAGGGCGAGGACGGCGGCGCGCAGGTTCTCGGCGGTGGCCTCCGCCATCGGCAGGTGCCGGGCGACGCCCAGGGAGGCGAGCCTGTCGGCGTTGCCGAACTGGTCGACGGCCTGCGGTACGGCCACCATCGGGGTGCCGGTGGCCAGGCCTTCCTGGCTGCCGCCGGCTCCGGCATGGGTGATGAACACATCGGCCTGGCGCAGGATGTCCAGCTGCGGCACCCAGCGGTGGACCTCCGTGTGCGCGGGGAGCACACCGAGTTCGGCCTCGTCGGTGAACTTGCCGATCTGGAGGACCAGATGCCAGTCGGGGAGGCCGGCGAAGGCCTCCGCGCAGGCCCGGTAGAACTCCGGCTGCTTGGTGAAGGTCGAGCCGAGGGAGACCAGGGCCAGCTTCCTGCCCTCGGCGGCGGGCGGCCGTTGCCAGCGACCCTGTTCGGTGCGCTCGCCCTGGCAGGCGCCGACGAAGGTGTGGACGGTCTCGTCGACCCGGTCGGCGTTCGGCTGGAGCGCCTTGGGAATCAGCACGATGCTGCGGCGCGGCCGGCCGACGAAGGGGTCGGGGTCGTCGGGGATGCCGTTCTCCTCGAGCCAGGCCCGGAAGCGGGCGTAGTAGGCCTGCCCCCGTTCGGTGGCCTTGAGCGGCGCGGTCATGGGTTCGCCGACCTCTGCCTCGTATCCCTCCCAGGCGACCAGGTTCGGGGAGAGGGAGACGGCGGGGACGCCCCAGCGGTGGGCGAGGACGCGCGCCGGGTAGGAGGTGATGTCGTGGAGGACCAGGTCGGGCTCGTCCCCTTCGAAGGCGGCGGCGAGCTGCGGCAGGGCCTGGATGGCGTCCTTCAGGAAGGGCTCGAGGTTGTCGATGAGCTCGGTGCCCCAGGCCTCGGGGTCGTCATCGGCGGGGAGGGTGGAGGTGTAGATCACCGGTGTGGCGCCGGTCTCCGCGATCTTCTCGGCGAAGGCGGCGGGGATGGCGTAACTGACGCGGTGGCCACGGGCGACGAGCTCCCGGATCACTTCGATGCTCGGGTTCACGTGGCCGTGGGCGGCGATGGAGAACATGGCGATGTGGGCGGGCTTGGCTGAGGTCATGCCCCTACCGTAACGAGACGAGACGTCTCGTGCAACCCGTAATGCGTCATCGGCCCATGGCCTGGTCCGGCTCGCCGAAATTGCGGAGGCCTCCCGTCCGTCCGGATGCGAGACTTGCCGGATCACGGCAGATCACGGCAGATCACGGCAGGTCGGAAAGCGGAGCGCACGGGATGGACGAGGGACAGGCCAGGGAGCTGCTGAGGCGCTCCGGGGTCATGGAGCGGGCGGAGCTGCTCGCGCTCGGCGAGAACGCCGTGTTCGCCGTCGGCGACAAGCTGGTCGCGAAGGTGGGCCGCTCGGCGGAGCTGCTGCCGCGCGCCGAACGGGAGTTGGCGGTCGCCGACTGGCTCGCCGGGGCCGGGGTCCCCGCGGTGCGCGCCGCCGAACCGGAGCCCCGGTCCGCCGACGGGCACCCGGTCACCCTCTGGCACCGGCTCCCGGACCCGGTCCGCCCGGCCGGGCCGGCCGATCTGGCGGAGCTGCTGCGCCGGGTACACGCCCTCGCGCCACCGCCGTTCCCGCTCCCCGGCCGGGACCTGCTGGGCGGGGTGGAGCGCTGGCTCCGGCTGGCCGGCGAGGCCATCGACCCGGCGGATGCGGCGTACCTGCGCGCCAGGCGCGACTCGTTCGCGGCCGAAGCGGCGGCACTGGTGCCGCACCTGCCGCCGGGGCCGGTCCACGGCGACGCGCTGCCGCGCAATGTCCATGTGGGGCCGGAGGGCCCGGTCCTGGTGGACCTGGAGACCTTCTCAACGGACCTGCGGGAGCACGACCTGGTGGTGATGGACCTCTCCCGGGACCGCTACGGGCTCCCCGCCGAGGCGTACGAGGCCTTCGTGGCCGCGTACGGCTGGGACGTCCGCGACTGGGAGGGCTGCGTGGTCCTGCGCGGCGCCCGCGAGACGGCCAGCTGCGCCTGGATCGCGCAGCACGCGCCCGCCAACCCCAAGGCCCTCGCAGAGTTCCGCCGCCGCATCGCCTCCCTCCGGGACGGCGCCACCGAGGTCCGCTGGCACTCGTTCTGACCCCGTCGGCCCGTCACGGCCGCTGCGCCACCCTTCCTGCCCACACCCTCACGGAGAAACGTTCATGCGTCGTTCCGCCCTGCCCGTTGGCGCCGTCTGCCTGCTGATGCTGTCGGTCTCCGGCTGTCTCACCGACACCCCCGAGCCGGACCCGAAGTCCGCCCCCTCGCAGTCACAGCAGCAGAAGGAAAAGGAGAAGGAGAAGGAGAAGGAGAAGGAGAAGCCCGCCCCGGCGCCCGACCCCGCCGCCGCCGTCCGCGCGGCCGTGGCTGCGACGGGCGCCACCAGCGCCCGGATCAACCAGAAGATAGAACTCGGCGACAGCAAGCGGACCTTCGTCCTGACCATCACCGGCGTCTTCGACATGGCCCGGGACCGGGGACAGCTCTCCGTCGATTTCCCCGGCGGCGCGATCAGCCACATGGACGAGGTCTTCGACGACGGCAGGGTCTACGTGAGCGGCCCCACCGGCCTCGACAAGGACAGCTGGGGGGCCATCCGCCGGGACAAGGCCGAGGCCCACTACGCGCTCCGCGCCCCCGTGAACGACCCGGAGCACCTCCTGCAGCAGGTCTCCACGCTGGAGCAGGTCTCCCGGGCCGGCGAGGAGAAGATCGGCGGTGTCGACACCGTGCGCTACAGCGGCCGACTGAGCAGCCAGGCCGTCGTCCTGCGGCTGACCCAGGAGACCCGGGACAAGTGGGCCAAGGTCACCCGGTCCATGGGCGGCGAGCCCCCCGCCCTGGCCGATGTCTGGGTGGACCCGCAGGGCCGTCTGGTCCAGGCCCGGCTCAGCCTGAGCATGCCCGGGTCCGGTGGGGTCACCAACACCCTGACCTTCACCGACCTCGGCACTCCGGTCGAGGTGAAACTCCCGCCCGCCCAGAAAACCGTGCCGCTGACCAGCATCACCGGCGTACTGGCCGGCTGAGCCCGGCCGCCCCCCGCCCTCCTCAGACCCCCGCCCTCCTCAGGCCCCCGCGCCCGCCCCCGCCGCCGCCAGGCCGCGCAGTGGCCAGGCAGTGTCGATCACCGCGTCCGGGGTGCCCTGGCGGCGGAGGTAGGACTGGAAGTCCCGGGCCCAGCGGGCGTGCCAGCGGATCTGTTCCGCGTGCAGGTCCGCCGGGGTGAGCGCCGCCACCCCGGGGTGGCGGGCCGCTATCGCCCGGGCCACCTGCACCGCGGCCAGCGCATCCGCGCCCGCGTCGTGGGCGGCCTCCAGCCGCACGCCGTACACCCCGCAGACCGCCTCCAGGGTGCGCTTGCCGCGCCGGTAGCGGTCGACGGCCCGGTCGATGGTCAGCGGGTCCACCACCGGCCCGGTCGCCACCCCGCCGAGCCGGTCGGCCAGCGAGGGCAGGCCGTACCGAGCGAGCTCCGCCGCGAGCAGGGTCAGGTCGAAGGCCTTATCCACGCACGACCGTGTCTCACGATCCCCCACGTCGTTGATGGGTCAGGGGGTGCGATCAGATGGAGATCTTCTTCACCGACCCGGATGCGCTGGAAGCCGCCGGGGTAAGCGACGCGACGAAGGCGCTCGCACGGCACGGATTACATGCCGGTGCACCGTTCATCCTCAGCGATGACGGCAGCTACGACATCCAACTCAACCGATTCCTGTGGTCCTTGCCGACCCTCGGGGTGAGGTCGGCACATTCCTGGCGTGCCTACGCTCTGGACCTGCTGACCTGGGGACGGTTCCTCCAGGAACACCGCGGCAAGACCCTGTGGCACGCCGACCGTGACGACGTCACCGCCTTCCACCGAGCCCGGCGTGTTTCTCCCGACCCGACGCAGGTCGTCTCGGCCTCGACCTGGAACCGGGGCGTCGCTGCCTTGGACAAGTTCTACACATGGGCGGTGGACGAGGCCCTGGTCGAGCGGACGCCGTTCAAGCACTACGAGGGCTCGCGGCGCACTGGCTCCGGGCAGCAGGTGCGCGTCCGCAACAACCGCGCGGCAGAGAAAGCCGCCAAACGCGGGAACGTGAAGTTCCTCTCCGTTCCCCGCTACGCGGCCTTCCGCGACATCGGCCTACGGGGCCAACTGCGGACGGGCACCGCCGATTCGAGCTTCCGAGGCCGCAATGCGGAGCGAAACGTCGTCATGGCCGAGCTGCTGGTAACCACCGGCCTGCGCATCGAGGAGGCCGCCTCGCTCTGCTGGCCGGAACTCCCGGCCCTGGACAGCCAGAGGAACGCGAAGAGCGTGCCGTTCGACCTGGCGCCGCCGACAGCCAAGCGGGACAAGGGACGCAAGATCCTCTTGCCCCATCGAGTCCTGCGCGCCGTGGCCGACTACGTGGAGATCGAGCGCTCCCTAATGCTGGACCGCTGGCGTGCCCGCGGCTGTCCGCTGCCGGCCGGCGCAGTGGTGGGGAGTCAAGCCGACCGGCGAGGTGTGCGGGTACCCATGAAAGACGGCAAGCTCCGAAGGGTGCCCTGGTCGCGTTTGCCACCGGCACTCCGATCCCGTCTGTACCTCGTTGACGATCAGGGCCGTGCCCTCGGCCCGGCGTGCGTCTGGCTGGGCCAGGAGGGGCGGCCTGTGTCTCTGTCTGCCTGGGAGTCGGTCTTCGTGCGGGCCTCGGAGAGATGCCGTACGTGCGGGATCGACGTCGACGCCACACCGCACGTGCTCAGGCACACCTTCGCCGTGCATCTGCTGTCTGCGTTGATCCAGGAACAGATCGGCTCGGTGGAGAAGGGCGAGATGAGCGACGGCGTGTACCGACGCATCATCGGCGACCCGCTCGATCACCTTCGCCGCCTCTTGGGGCATTCCTCGATCACCACGACGTACATCTACCTCGGCTGTATCGACCAGGCCCAGGCTCTGATCGACGGCGCGGTGGATGCCTGGACGTCCGCGGTCGTGGACACGGCACATCACGTGTCGCATGAAATCGACAACTCCTCTACTCAGGCGCCGGGAGCGAACCCGTGGTAGGCCGGGGGCGGCGGAAGGCACGATTGAACGCACCCTCACCCCAGTTCGTCGACCCGGCTCCGGCCACGCTCGGACTTCTGAGGTTCGAGGTCACTTTCCCGGACAACCGGACGGCCGTCGTGGACTGGACCCGGGAGCCGCAGCAGCGGCTGCTGGGGGCTCTGGGAGCCGAGTTGGCGGCTTCGTGCGACGTGGGGCAGGGAACTGGTTCACCACATACGCTCCGCAATCGCGCGCGCTCGTGCCTGCTGTGGGTGCGGTGGCTCGACTCCACGGAAGCGATGAACATCCGCGTCAGCGACCTCCTTCCGCACCACCTCGACGGATTCGAGAGCCACCTCCGGGAGGGCCATCCAGCATTCTCCCGGACGCCCTACGCGCGTATCGCTGACGTCGTGTGGATCTTGCGCCGACTCGGCGAGAAGGACCAAGGACTATCCCCCTCGATACTCCGGAGGCTCTCCTACACATCCACTGGCCCGGTAGGCTCCTATACCCCTCGCGACGCCTACTCGCCGCACCTCGTCGAGCAGCTACGCACTGCCGCACGTTCCGATGTCGATAACGCGGTCCGACGCCTGACGCTGGACGGGCCAGCGCTCCTGGCACGGGGGCAGGACCCGCGGATCGCAGGCTGGGACTCCGACCCGAATGTGTTGTGGGAAATCTCCCGGACCCACGGGACCTTCACACGGACACAGTTGGCCGATCTTGTCGGCACGGCGCTGGCCAATGCGCACACTCCCGGCCGTCTTGCACCCTTGGTGTACCCGACCAGCCGCGACGTGTTCGCTCTGCTCCTGCTGTTCTGTCTCGAAAGCGGCATGGAGGTGGAAGCGGCCAGAGAGCTGACCGCCGACTGCTTGAAGAATCCCAACCGGGGCTATGTGCAGGTCGAATACCTCAAGCGACGACGGCACGGCCAGGAATGGAACACGATCAGGGTCCGGGACGGTTCCTCCAACTCACCCGGCGGGCTGCTTCGGCTGGCCTTGCGGCTCACAGCGCCTGTCAGAGAGGCCACCGACTCGCCGGCGCTTTGGCAGTTCAGAACGAAGGATGGGATCCTGTCCGCCGGACTCAGCGCTGGAGCTGCGTCGAGTGCGGCTCGGAGCTTCGTCTCGACACACCGGCTCACGGATGCCGGGAAACCCTTCGACCTGCGACTGTCGCGACTTCGGAAGACACACAAGGCCGCTGTCTACAAGGTGACCGGCGGCAGGATGTCGGCGTTCGTGCAGGGCCATTCGCCGGACGTCGCCGCGGCGCACTACGCAGACATCCCCTCACTGCGCGCTCTCCACGAACAGGCCGTGGCGGACGGCCTGCAGGACGCACTCACTGACGCCCAGACTCCCGCGATCCTGACGCCGGAAGAGGAAGAGCGCCTCACTCAACAGCCGGCGGATGCAGTTGAGTTGCTTGGGATCCCGGCCGAGCAACTACCGCCACTCCTATCCGGCGAATCCGACCTGTGGCTGTCGTCCTGCCGCAGCTTCTTCGACTCGCCTTTCGGAGTCAAAGGCAAGCCCTGCCCTGTCTCCTTCTTCGCCTGCCTGGGGTGCAGTAATGCGGTCATCACCCGAAGGAAACTCCCAGCAATCCTGGCCTTCCTCAACCACATCGAGACCGAACGGGCCAAGACACCCGCAGCGGAGTGGGAAGCGCGGTTCGGCAACGCTCACCAGCAGATTCTGCAATTGATCATCCCGAGGTTCAGCCAGCGTGACGTGCTTGACGCCAGGGCAATCGCCGAGTCTTCCGAACGCCTGCTCTTTCTTCCCCACAACTTGTTGGGAGGCCACTGATGCCCGCACAGCCTCTTCCACGCGGTGTCGCCGCCAGCCGTCCTTCCGACGCGACAGCCGTACTGTCCGGACGCCCCCTCACCGCTGATCCATCCCTCATGCCGCGATTCGGAGACCGCGTCTGGAATCTCGCGGTCGCCGGGCATGCCGGAAACCGCTACGCAAGCGAGTTCTTCATCGACTTCGAGTCACTCAGCGATGTCACACGGCGCGAGGCGGCGCGCGAGTTCCTGTTCTGGAGACTCAACACCCGCCCCGTTCGCGGTCCCCTTCCGTCCATCTCGACAGTGTCGGCTGAATGGTGGAACCTGCGGTGTTTCCTCCGATTCCTCGACTCCGAACACGACGGGCTTCGCCTGGACGCCGTGACGCAGCCGGTTCTCGATTCCTACCTGGTTCACTGCCGGGCCGAGGAACTGATGCACAGCGGCATGCGTCACCGTCTCCAGGTCATCCCACGCCTCCACCTCGCGGCAGAGGCCATGCCGACGGACGCACTGGCGACCAATCCCTGGAACGGCCGCCCCCTCACACGCATCATCGGCGGCCCGGTCGTCAGCAAGCACGAAAACCAAACGCCCCGAATCCCGCCCCAGGTCATCGCCCCGCTGGTGCAAGCGGCCCTGTTCTACGTCCGCACCGCGGCATCAGACATCATCGACGCACGTGCGGAGCTGATGGAACTGCAAGCCAACGTCCATGAGATCCGCGGGCAGTCACTCGCCCGCCTGGACCGCTACCTCGACGGCCTCGCAGCCGACGGGCGAGGTGTCCCGGTGCTGGACGGTGCCGGTCTCCAACCTCACCTGGCCGGTTCACCCGCCTACACGTACATCATGCGCAAGTCGGGAGCAGGACGAGGGGTCGCCAGCGGCTCCTACGCCAACCACATCGTGAGCGCACTGGAGCGGCTCGGGCCCGAGCCCGGCGGCATGGACACACCCATCACTCCACATCCGCAGACCGGGCGGCCGTGGCGGGACAGGTTCAGCCCTCCCGCCGTTTCCCATGAGGAACGGCTCCTGCGGGCCGCCTGCTACATCCTCATCGCCTACCTCTCCGGCATGCGCGACTCCGAAGTCAAAGAACTCCGGGACGGCTGCCACTTCACCGAGCGGAGCGCAGACGGTGTCGTCGTCCGGCACAAGGTGCGCTCCCAACTCATCAAGGGTGGGCGAGGCGCACCGGAAAGCTGGGTCGTCATCGAGCCCGTCGCGCAAGCCATCGACGTCCTGCAACGCCTGCCCCACCGTGACCTGCTGTTCTGCCGCCCAGTAACAGGACGACCGCACTCGACGATCTCTGCCAACCGCATGAATGACAACCTCAACGAGTTCCTGGCTCACTGCGCCGACATCGGATTTCCGGTGCCCGATGTCGATGGAGAACCGTGGAACCTTACGACCCGCCAGTTCCGCAGGACCGTGGCCTGGCACATCGCACACCGCCCGTTCGGCACCGTGGCCGGGATGATTCAGTACAAGCATCTCTCCGTGGGCATGTTCGAGGGGTACGCGGGTACTTCCTCTTCTGGCTTTCGCGCGGAGGTGGCTGCTGAGGAAGCCCTGGCCCGCTTGGCCGACGTCGTGGAGCGCTACGAGGATTTCAAGGCAGGCGTACGCTCGGCCTCCCCAGGCGGGCCCCGGACGGACAACGAGTTCGCACGGGTGCAGCAAGAGCTCCAAGATTTCCCAGGCAGGGTCGTCGATGAGCGGCGCCTGCACTCCATGCTCAAGGCCTCCGCACGCACCCTGCACATCGGAACGCTCAACGACTGCTACTACCAGCCCGAGACCGCTTTGTGCCGTACGCCGAGCGGCGAGGACCGACCTCTGCTCAACAGCTGCCGCCCCGATCGCTGCGGCAACTCGACCATCACGACCCGGCATCGCAGCGGGTGGGAAGCGGCACGCGGAGATACCGAGCGCGCGCTGGCCTTCGTCGGCCTCTCCGATCTCCAGCGAACGGCTCTGCGAGGGCACCTCAACGACGTCACCAACGTGATCGAGGGTATCGACCGTGCCAACGACTGACCCACCCGAAACAGCCCTCCGAGCGGCCTCTGAACGCCTACTCCGAGGAGAGCCCACCCGTAGCGACGGTTCCCTGACCGTCGCCTCACTCGCCGTTGAAGCCGGCGTCAGCAGAGCCAGCGCCTACCGCTACCCTCATGTTCTGGCAGAATTCCGAAACCTCGTAGCCGATCGAGAAGAAGCAGCCACGCCCTCAGCGTCCCTCCGACAGGAGGTCCAGGCCCTGAAGGGTGCGGAGCGCCGACTCCGCCAAGAGCATGCGCGCGAGGTCCGGGAGCTGCGCTCCTCGATCAACGTCCTCGCACAGCAGGTTCAGCTCCTCACACTGGAGAACCAGCGTCTCTCCAAGGCAGCTGAGCGAAGCGATCGCGTCACTCGCATCGATCGCCGCTGATCGATACGACTGAGCGGCACGGTATCCCGCTTGCAGAAGGTGATCCCACTGGCCATCCTCAAGGCGGCGATGCGCCGGCCCAACCCGCCCTACGCTCCCGATCACGAGATCGACTGCTGAGCGAGCATCGTCAACAACCACGGGGAGCAACGTGCCGTCTTTCGTCTACCGGATCACCAAGTACGACCCTGCCGACCGCGACGAGCACGGCAGCTATATCGGCGCTGAGGGCTCGACCAGCGACCACGGACCGGTCGAGGCTGCCTATCTGGAAGCAATTGCCGCCTTCGCCGAGGACACCGGCATCGACCACCTGTTCATTCGCGAGCCGGGGATCTCCGGCCTTGCCCACTTCGGCCTGGAGCCGGCGGTCGACGGCCACGGCCTTGCCGGGCTCTTCCCACCCGACCTCAGCGGGTTCCACGACGGTGCAGAGGTGCCCGTCTCCCTCGGCCTGGAGCTGGTCAGGGTCATGCTCCGCGGCAACGGTGCCTGGTGCCGCCTGGCGGTGGAGGACGAGTTCGACGTGCAGGTCGGTTGGGACCGGTACGTCTACGTCAGTAGCGACAAGCCTTGCGAGCGTGCCTTTGCCCGCACCCGTGCTC
This window harbors:
- a CDS encoding DUF1697 domain-containing protein; the protein is MTTSTTKKYAALLRGINVGGAKKVPMAQLREVLEELGHTGVQTYLQSGNAVFTAPDQDPAGLARALERAIEARFGFHVACLVVDGPYLRAVADACPYPAAELEGKQLHATFLSEQPAPDRFAALDREAFLPEEFTLGDRVIYVYAPHGLGRSKLAEALSRPALVKGIDATTRNWNTVAKLVELTAVAEGERHR
- a CDS encoding tyrosine-type recombinase/integrase, which encodes MEIFFTDPDALEAAGVSDATKALARHGLHAGAPFILSDDGSYDIQLNRFLWSLPTLGVRSAHSWRAYALDLLTWGRFLQEHRGKTLWHADRDDVTAFHRARRVSPDPTQVVSASTWNRGVAALDKFYTWAVDEALVERTPFKHYEGSRRTGSGQQVRVRNNRAAEKAAKRGNVKFLSVPRYAAFRDIGLRGQLRTGTADSSFRGRNAERNVVMAELLVTTGLRIEEAASLCWPELPALDSQRNAKSVPFDLAPPTAKRDKGRKILLPHRVLRAVADYVEIERSLMLDRWRARGCPLPAGAVVGSQADRRGVRVPMKDGKLRRVPWSRLPPALRSRLYLVDDQGRALGPACVWLGQEGRPVSLSAWESVFVRASERCRTCGIDVDATPHVLRHTFAVHLLSALIQEQIGSVEKGEMSDGVYRRIIGDPLDHLRRLLGHSSITTTYIYLGCIDQAQALIDGAVDAWTSAVVDTAHHVSHEIDNSSTQAPGANPW
- a CDS encoding phosphotransferase enzyme family protein; the protein is MDEGQARELLRRSGVMERAELLALGENAVFAVGDKLVAKVGRSAELLPRAERELAVADWLAGAGVPAVRAAEPEPRSADGHPVTLWHRLPDPVRPAGPADLAELLRRVHALAPPPFPLPGRDLLGGVERWLRLAGEAIDPADAAYLRARRDSFAAEAAALVPHLPPGPVHGDALPRNVHVGPEGPVLVDLETFSTDLREHDLVVMDLSRDRYGLPAEAYEAFVAAYGWDVRDWEGCVVLRGARETASCAWIAQHAPANPKALAEFRRRIASLRDGATEVRWHSF